The genomic region TACGGCTAGTAAAGCTCAAGATTCGGCTGCTTTAGTTCCGGCCATTATATCGTTTGGTGACTCTGCGGTTGATGTTGGCAATAACGACTACTTACCAACTATATTTAAAGCTAACTACCAGCCATATGGTCGAGATTTCGCTAACCATGAACCGACTGGAAGATTTTGTAATGGGAAACTTGCAACTGACATCACTGGTACTCAAAACTTTGGATTAACTAACTCTCTTATATAGTTCTTTCTGTTATGCTATTATTTAACTGAACTTAACTTTATACGAGTAAACAGTTCATTTTAGTGAACATTAGTGACAGAGTAGTCAAATTTTTGTCAGTGTATATATGTACCGAGTGACCTGTTTAATACGTAGTACGTTACTTAAGCTTAGGTgcttaggtgttgtttgtttttacaTTATGTAGACCTTATTAGGTCTATGTCTTCACGCAGATGTTCTTACTGCATGAACATTGTTTGTTTTTTTgaagatataaaataaaataatatcttCTTTTGTAAAATAATATCTTCTTTTGTCTGCAAGTCTGGAGACTGCTGATGCAGACACAAAAACAAACAGAGTGAACAATTTTGCATACTtgcagagttttttttttttttttttttttttttgaaagacaagtTGTCGTATCACCCAGTGGGGACTTAATCACCTTCACGATCATATGTCACGCACGCACGTGCTTTCGCGAGGAAACCTGAATCTCATTGCAGGAAcccgatccttaaaccatcccgaggggcaggcggaccggATTTGAATCATAAATGGATCCATCAGGCAGATTGATTATAAGATGGGCAGAGCgaagctcgaacccatgacctaaacCCAATCCTCGCATACAAGGTGTGGGGATACCACTTAGGCAAGTCTGCAAGTCAACTGTTTGGGTTTTAAGTTATTTTAAAGCTATAATtttaaatacaaattataattccTTTTTTAGTCATTGGTAATTTACACATTTTATTAGCCTTATAAACTAGTGTACAAAAACGTaattacacaacaacaacaacaatactcaatctcACACGTGTCTGCACAAAAACATAACGATTGTCTGAAATTGAATCACTGATGGAACTAAATTCTTGGTATGTAAATGCAGCTGATACACTGGGATTCACAGCTTATCCACCTGCTTATCTTAGCCCAGAGGCTAAAGGAAAAAATCTTCTGATCGGAGCTAATTTTGCGTCTGCAGGATCCGGATACGATGATAAAACCGCCATTAATAGTGTAAAAGAATAAACTTGTTAACTTTTTTGAGAGCACAGACCTTAAATGCTTATAACTTATAGTTGTTATGTACTTTCACTCTGTCTTATATTTTCGTAGTAAATTTTGGAATTTGCAGCATGCAATCCCATTATCATCACAACTGCAATACTACAAAGAGTATCAAAGCAAGCTAGCAAAAGTTGCTGGAAGTAGCAAATCAGCTTCCATAATTAAAGATGCTCTGTACTTAATCAGTGCTGGAAACAGCGATTTCGTTCAGAATTATTATGTTAATCCTTTTATTAACAAAGTCTACACTGCTGACCAATATGGCTCATACTTAGTAGGAATCT from Rutidosis leptorrhynchoides isolate AG116_Rl617_1_P2 chromosome 9, CSIRO_AGI_Rlap_v1, whole genome shotgun sequence harbors:
- the LOC139866852 gene encoding GDSL esterase/lipase APG-like, which encodes MSKMRTASWALLVVLLAIVVTASKAQDSAALVPAIISFGDSAVDVGNNDYLPTIFKANYQPYGRDFANHEPTGRFCNGKLATDITADTLGFTAYPPAYLSPEAKGKNLLIGANFASAGSGYDDKTAINSHAIPLSSQLQYYKEYQSKLAKVAGSSKSASIIKDALYLISAGNSDFVQNYYVNPFINKVYTADQYGSYLVGIFTSFVKDLYGLGARRIGVTSLPPLGCLPAVRTIFGYHEKGCVSNINTDAQAFNKKVNAAANHLGKQLPGLKIVIFDIFQPLYDLVKDPASQGFVEATRGCCGTGKVETTVLLCNPKSVGTCSNATQFVFWDSVHPSEAANRVLADALILKGISLIG